From Pleuronectes platessa chromosome 17, fPlePla1.1, whole genome shotgun sequence, one genomic window encodes:
- the tmem181 gene encoding transmembrane protein 181, whose amino-acid sequence MEQLAPMRLYSLSKRHFVLVFVVFFIWFGLTVFVGITGPKIIAEQEHSGDQVLVKNVSLKTGPYNLVSPPLTTYNQQLWLTCVMRAENSQIGDFQQPFEINVELKGVTQDASVMHVNNVHQKSRTLHCGTKCDEIIVLHLGYLNYTQYQVVVSFKGLENITYEIKVKFVWKTYNPTFSQVEIWFRFVFVVLTFMVTCVFAHSLRKFSMRDWGIEQKWMSILLPLLLLYNDPFFPLSFLVNSWFPGTLDAFFQALFLCSLLLFWLCVYHGIRVQGERKCLTFYLPKLIIVGLLWLSAVTLGIWQTVNELQDPTYQYKVDIVNFQGMKVFFLIVVAFYILYLIFLIVRACSELKNMPYSDLRLKFLTSLTLVVLIISMVILYLRFGSRALQDNFVAELSTHYQNSAEFLSFYGLLNFYLYTLAFVYSPSKNALYDSQLKDNPAFSMLNDSDDEVIYGSDYEDMPLQNGRAIKATSKYQDESDTD is encoded by the exons ATGGAGCA GCTGGCCCCCATGCGGCTCTACAGTCTGTCCAAGAGACACTTTGTTTTGGTCTTCGTGGTCTTCTTCATCTGGTTCGGCCTCACCGTCTTCGTCGGGATCACAG GTCCTAAGATTATTGCTGAGCAAGAGCACAGTGGTGATCAGGTACTggtcaaaaatgtctcacttaAG ACTGGGCCCTACAATCTGGTCTCTCCTCCGCTCACCACTTACAACCAGCAGCTGTGGCTCACCTGTGTGATGCGAGCGGAAAACAGCCAAA tcGGAGACTTCCAGCAGCCCTTTGAGATCAACGTGGAGCTGAAGGGAGTGACGCAGGATGCCAGCGTGATGCACGTCAACAACGTGCACCAGAAATCCCGGACACTGCACTGCGGGACC AAATGTGATGAGATTATTGTTCTCCATCTGGGATATCTCAACTACACCCAGTACCAGGTTGTGGTCAGTTTCAAGGGCCTTGAAAACATCACATATGAAATCAAGGTCAAGTTTGTG TGGAAGACGTATAACCCGACCTTCTCGCAAGTGGAAATCTGGTTCCGGTTCGTCTTTGTGGTTTTGACCTTCATGGTGACG tgtgtgtttgctcattcTCTGAGGAAGTTTTCGATGAGGGACTGGGGCATAGAGCAGAAGTGGATGTCTATCCTGCTCCCGTTGCTGCTTCTCTACAATG ATCCATTCTTCCCACTGTCATTCCTGGTGAACAGCTGGTTTCCAGGGACGTTGGATGCTTTCTTCCAGGCTCTGTTCCTGtgctctctgctgctcttctgGCTCTGCGTCTACCACGGCATCAGGGTTCAG GGCGAGAGGAAATGTCTGACCTTCTACCTTCCCAAGTTGATCATCGTAGGTCTTCTGTGGCTCTCAGCGGTGACCCTGGGCATTTGGCAAAC GGTTAACGAGCTCCAGGATCCCACCTATCAGTATAAAGTGGATATCGTGAACTTTCAG GGCATGAAGGTCTTCTTCCTGATTGTAGTCGCCTTCTACATCCTCTACCTGATTTTCCTGATTGTGCGAGCTTGCTCTGAGCTCAAGAACATGCCGTACTCAG ATCTCCGGCTAAAGTTTTTGACGTCATTGACGCTCGTGGTGCTCATTATAAG caTGGTCATCCTGTACCTGAGGTTCGGCTCCAGAGCTCTTCAAGACAACTTTGTGGCTGAGCTGTCGACTCATTACCAAAACT CGGCCGAATTTTTATCCTTCTATGGTCTGCTCAACTTTTACTTGTACACATTAGCGTTTGTGTATTCGCCCTCCAAAAACGCCCTCTACG ACTCCCAGTTGAAGGATAATCCTGCTTTCTCCATGCTAAACGACTCGGATGATGAAGT
- the tulp4a gene encoding LOW QUALITY PROTEIN: tubby-related protein 4a (The sequence of the model RefSeq protein was modified relative to this genomic sequence to represent the inferred CDS: inserted 2 bases in 1 codon) translates to MFAAVEHGPVLCSDSNILCLSWKGRVPKSEKEKPVCRKRYYEEGWLATGNGRGVVGVTFTSSHCRRDRPTPQRVNFNLRGHNSEVVLVRWNEPFQKLATCDTDGGIFVWIQYEGRWSVELVNDRGAQVSDFSWSHDGTQALISYRDGFVLVGSVSGQRHWSSEINLESQITCGIWTPDDQQVLFGTADGQVIVMDCHGRMLAHILLHESDGIVGMSWNYPSFLVEDSSESDTDSDDYSPPQVHNHRPLLTVSFTSGDINLMNNYDDLSPTLIHTRLKDVVVQWCSQGDLLAVAGMERTVLSPDPSCPPPTRNAIVKFFNVQGEHIYTLETPAQRPITTLCWGHRDSRLFLACGPALYVVRVEHRVASLQLLCQQSIATAVKEEKDVAKLTMPSRLCSYVTAAFIPTIKPPIPDPNNMRDFVSYPTSGNERLHCTMKRTEDNPEVGGPCYTLYLEYLGGLVPILKGRRISKLRPEFVIMDPKTDGKTDEIYGNSLISAMIDSCNCSDSSDIELSDDWVGKKSPKISRGSKSPKLPRINIDPRKSPKLSRATQEISRSPRLPIRKPSIGSPSLTRREFPLDDITQQNYLAQVTSNIWGTKFKIVGLAAFLPTNLGAVIYKTSLLHLQPRQMTIYLPEVRKISMDYINLPVFSANVFSEDEDDLPVTGPAGSTVDNPACTVNIPIAPIHSPAQAMSPAQSIGLVQSLLANQNVQLDILTNPTATTAGAAAGGSDKSQDTILTAQYTVPTRYSNPGQVIFGGLEMSRLMVGPPHSHHSSQQQPNHHQQQHQHQLQHQQQQIQQHHQQQLQQQQQLQQQQQQMLQHQQLQQHIQQQLQHMQQQQQQQHQQQLQQHIQQQQQLQQQQQQIQQQQQLQQQQQQIQQQLQQQQQMHHQQQSQQHHQLQQQQQQSQQQQSQQQQSQQQHQMQQQQQQHHHQLQHQLQIQIPVPSMSSGQPSGAAVHQLQSGALQIQIPHPPADLVVERAVGSEHEHLLKIKTTRSTPQLAEGDTVVFSAPLELSKMNPPPPYPGTVAAAVAAAAAAASASASATASNSGTVGGTSGTPPPGDIGLKKGEFTLYPSGQQQAQYPTPLGYERITTFDSSGNVEEVCRPRTRLVCNQNVFTLQGPGSSATLRVTSSSSSSSAEKKIQLPYTSATLNRLTAPRYSIPSGDPPPYPDTANQNSAVGRNPGQRLDSSLIHATLRRNSREAALKVSQMLEPPRPLPPKAKNSALAASFQQRVPTALYTCSQCSSGSSVGGTAPGSTNGIAGGTIIRQDFPPRNGAPHSTVIVHSNSTTTLASQSSYNLLSALEGSGSSGGGSNRDRADYVNSAFTEDETLNQTLRHLALGGSDASGLVVKRPPPYQWDPAATEEVWVPQERTATLNPTGPPGPHKPPPLILTPAQHLDVSRLPFLLSPKSPTSPSAASFQAAAAAAGYQVSLQYPPTTAYSGAQLQAIPGSPRPCSSPKEMVAPVPFSQQEATLVLPPGYAANLASLACCPLPPMYPGGSACSGLPIPPISLHTPWGTYNSCPPMSSPAVPLPPKASHMTVDKNVLSPPPPPPPXPPPPPPAELQSHGGLQEAMAEAGEGFQEVLSLTESPVPQRSEKFSKKNRKRGDGRADEANVPPLAEGSKPKKEGRALGDFNSLISSPRLGGRDKKKLKGQKEQQLKAKKLSKATANSEFQDSSESEPELFISGDELLNQCQSSKKGWKSKRNMRAASELDEIKCRKANEKEDRGLGSQGFVYVMANKQPLWNEATQVYQLDFGGRVTQESAKNFQIELEGRQVMQFGRIDGNAYILDFQYPFSAVQAFAVALANVTQRLK, encoded by the exons gtGGTGTTGGTGCGGTGGAATGAGCCCTTCCAGAAACTGGCCACCTGTGATACAGATGGAGGGATCTTTGTTTGGATCCAGTATGAGGGACGCTGGTCTGTGGAGCTGGTCAATGACCGTGGAGCTCAG GTGAGTGACTTCTCCTGGTCCCATGATGGAACCCAGGCTCTCATCTCCTACAGGGATGGATTTGTCCTGGTGGGATCAGTCAGCGGCCAGAGACACTGGTCCTCCGAGATCAACCTGGAAAGCCAGATAACCTGTGGTATCTGGACCCCTGACGACcagcag GTGTTGTTTGGTACAGCAGACGGACAGGTGATAGTGATGGACTGCCATGGGCGCATGCTGGCCCACATACTGCTGCATGAGTCGGATGGCATCGTCGGCATGTCCTGGAACTACCCCAGTTTTCTGGTGGAGGACAGCAGCGAGAGCGACACAGACTCCGACGACTACTCCCCACCACAAG TGCACAACCATAGGCCACTGCTGACAGTCAGCTTCACCTCTGGGGACATCAACCTGATGAACAACTACGATGACCTCTCTCCCACCCTCATCCACACCAGACTAAAAG atgttGTGGTCCAGTGGTGCTCACAGGGAGACCTCCTGGCAGTGGCAGGGATGGAGAGGACAGTCCTCTCCCCTGACCCTTCCTGTCCTCCCCCCACCAGGAACGCCATTGTCAAGTTTTTCAATGTTCAGGGTGAACACATCTACACACTGGAAACACCAGCACAG CGTCCGATCACAACGCTTTGCTGGGGTCACCGGGACTCCCGTCTGTTCTTGGCGTGTGGCCCAGCGCTTTATGTTGTGCGAGTGGAACACCGCGTAGCcagcctgcagctcctctgccaGCAGAGCATAGCCACAGcagtgaaagaggaaaaagatgTTGCCAAGCTCACCATGCCTTCCCGCCTCTGCTCCTACGTCACTGCCGCTTTCATTCCCACCATCAAG CCCCCCATCCCAGATCCCAACAACATGCGAGATTTTGTGAGCTATCCAACGTCTGGGAACGAGCGTCTGCACTGTACGATGAAACGTACAGAGGACAACCCAGAGGTGGGGGGGCCCTGCTACACTCTGTACCTGGAGTACCTCGGAGGTCTAGTGCCGATCCTCAAGGGCAGACGAATAAGCAAACTGCGGCCGGAGTTTGTCATTATGGATCCCAAGACTGATGGGAAAACGG ATGAGATATACGGAAACAGTCTGATATCTGCCATGATCGACAGCTGTAACTGCTCGGACTCCAGTGACATCGAGCTGAGCGATGACTGGGTTGGCAAAAAATCTCCAAAGATATCCAGAGGCAGCAAATCCCCCAAACTGCCCAG GATCAACATTGATCCCAGAAAATCGCCCAAACTATCTCGTGCTACACAGGAGATCTCCCGGTCGCCACGGTTACCCATACGGAAGCCCTCAATTGGTTCGCCCAGTCTAACGAGGAGGGAATTCCCTCTAGATGACATCACTCAG CAAAATTACCTTGCTCAGGTCACATCCAATATTTGGGGAACAAAGTTCAAGATAGTGGGACTAGCCGCATTCTTGCCGACCAATCTGGGTGCAG TTATCTACAAGACGAGCCTCCTCCATCTGCAGCCCAGACAGATGACCATATACCTGCCAGAGGTGCGTAAGATCTCCATGGACTACATAAATCTTCCTGTCTTCAGTGCCAACGTCTtcagtgaggatgaagatgacctTCCTGTCACAGGCCCTGCTGGTAGCACTGTGGACAACCCTGCCTGCACTGTTAACATCCCCATCGCCCCCATTCATAGTCCTGCACAGGCCATGTCTCCTGCTCAAAGCATTGGTCTTGTCCAGTCGCTCCTAGCCAATCAAAATGTTCAGTTGGATATCCTCACTAATCCCACCGCAACCACTGCTGGTGCAGCTGCCGGGGGCTCAGACAAAAGTCAGGACACCATCCTGACAGCCCAGTACACAGTTCCCACCAGGTATTCTAATCCTGGGCAGGTAATCTTTGGAGGGTTGGAAATGAGTCGCCTAATGGTGGGACCTCCGCATTCTCATCATTCATCGCAACAACAACCAAAtcaccatcagcagcagcaccaacaTCAACtgcaacaccaacaacaacaaattcaaCAGCATCACCAACAACAGCttcagcagcaacagcaactccaacaacagcagcagcagatgctcCAGCACCAACAGTTACAACAGCAcattcagcagcagcttcaacacatgcagcagcagcagcagcaacagcatcaacagcagctgcagcagcacatacagcagcaacagcagctccaacagcaacaacaacaaatccagcagcaacagcaactacaacagcaacaacaacagattcagcagcaactgcagcagcagcaacaaatgCACCATCAACAGCAAtcacagcagcatcatcagttgcaacaacagcagcagcaatcacagcagcagcaatcacagcagcagcaatcacagcagcagcatcagatgcaacagcaacagcagcagcaccaccatcAACTTCAGCATCAGCTTCAGATTCAAATCCCTGTTCCCTCCATGTCATCAGGACAGCCTTCAGGTGCAGCTGTGCACCAGCTCCAGTCGGGGGCGCTGCAGATCCAGATTCCTCATCCACCTGCTGATTTAGTGGTTGAGAGAGCAGTGGGGAGTGAACACGAGCACCTACTGAAAATCAAAACCACTCGTTCAACTCCACAGCTGGCTGAGGGGGATACAGTGGTGTTCAGTGCCCCGCTGGAGCTCAGCAAGATGAACCCCCCGCCCCCCTACCCAGGGAcggtggctgctgctgtggccgCTGCAGCGGCTGCTGCCTCAGCATCAGCCTCCGCCACAGCCTCCAATTCCGGAACAGTAGGGGGGACCAGTGGGACTCCTCCTCCTGGTGACATTGGTCTGAAGAAGGGAGAGTTTACACTTTATCCTTCAGGTCAGCAACAAGCACAGTACCCCACACCACTGGGATATGAAAGGATAACAACATTTGACAGCAGTGGGAATGTGGAGGAAGTATGTCGTCCTAGAACGCGCCTTGTCTGCAATCAGAATGTGTTCACACTCCAGGGACCTGGCAGCTCTGCCACTCTCAGGGtcacctcttcatcatcctcttcttcagctGAGAAGAAGATCCAGCTGCCCTATACCTCTGCCACTCTCAACAGACTTACTGCACCTCGCTATTCCATACCCAGCGGTGATCCGCCCCCATACCCTGACACAGCCAATCAAAACAGTGCTGTTGGAAGGAACCCTGGACAGAGGCTTGACAGCAGTCTCATCCACGCCACTCTCAGGAGGAACAGCCGAGAGGCTGCTCTCAAAGTTTCCCAGATGCTGGAACCACCTAGACCACTGCCTCCTAAGGCCAAAAATAGTGCACTAGCTGCCTCATTCCAGCAGAGGGTTCCAACAGCCTTATATACCTGTAGTCAGTGTAGCAGTGGATCCAGTGTTGGAGGTACTGCTCCAGGAAGCACTAATGGAATAGCTGGAGGGACTATTATCAGACAAGATTTCCCTCCCAGGAATGGGGCCCCACACAGCACAGTTATCGTTCATTCCAACAGCACTACTACTCTGGCCTCCCAGTCTTCTTACAACCTACTGAGCGCTCTTGAAGGATCTGGGAGTTCAGGAGGAGGAAGCAACAGAGACAGGGCCGATTATGTTAATTCAGCTTTTACTGAGGATGAAACACTGAATCAGACTCTGAGGCATCTGGCATTAGGAGGAAGTGATGCATCAGGGTTGGTTGTCAAACGCCCACCTCCCTATCAGTGGGACCCAGCTGCCACAGAGGAGGTGTGGGTTCCTCAGGAACGGACAGCAACATTGAACCCCACTGGACCCCCCGGACCCCACAAACCACCCCCACTTATTCTAACCCCAGCTCAGCACTTGGATGTGTCCAGGCTGCCTTTTTTACTTTCACCAAAGTCACCCACCAGCCCCAGTGCTGCCTCATttcaagctgcagcagcagctgcaggatacCAAGTCTCTCTCCAGTACCCTCCAACAACTGCCTATTCTGGTGCCCAGCTTCAGGCCATCCCAGGGTCTCCACGCCCCTGCTCCTCCCCAAAGGAGATGGTGGCCCCAGTACCATTCTCACAGCAGGAAGCAACCCTTGTCTTACCGCCAGGTTATGCAGCAAATCTGGCCAGCCTGGCTTGCTGCCCCCTCCCACCCATGTATCCAGGAGGAAGCGCTTGCTCCGGGCTTCCCATTCCTCCCATTTCTCTTCACACTCCTTGGGGTACCTATAACTCCTGCCCCCCTATGTCCAGTCCTGCAGTACCGCTCCCACCGAAAGCCTCCCACATGACAGTAGACAAAAatgttctctctcctcctccacctcctccgcc cccccctccaccaccaccagcagaaCTGCAGAGCCATGGAGGACTGCAAGAGGCCATGGCTGAGGCTGGGGAAGGTTTTCAGGAAGTGTTGTCTTTGACTGAGAGCCCTGTGCCACAGCGGTCGGAGAAGTTCAGCAAGAAGAACCGAAAGCGGGGAGATGGTCGGGCTGACGAAGCCAACGTGCCACCACTAGCTGAAGGGAGCAAGCCGAAGAAGGAGGGCAGAGCTCTGGGTGACTTTAACTCGCTCATCTCCAGTCCGCGGCTGGGAGGGAGGGACAAGAAGAAGCTGAAGGGACAGAAGGAGCAGCAGTTGAAGGCTAAGAAGTTGAGCAAAGCCACTGCCAATAGCGAATTCCAAGACAGTTCAGAAAGTGAGCCGGAGCTGTTCATCAGCGGGGATGAGCTGCTCAATCAGTGCCAGAGCAGTAAGAAGGGATGGAAGAGTAAGAGGAACATGCGGGCTGCCAGTGAACTGGATGAGATCAAGTGTCGAAAGGCCAACGAGAAGGAGGACAGAGGGCTGGGCAGCCAGGGGTTTGTGTACGTCATGGCCAACAAGCAGCCACTGTGGAATGAGGCCACGCAGGTCTACCAGCTGGACTTTGGTGGACGCGTAACTCAGGAGTCTGCCAAGAACTTTCAAATAGAACTTGAGGGCAGACAG GTGATGCAGTTCGGCAGGATTGATGGCAACGCCTACATCCTGGACTTCCAGTACCCCTTCTCTGCTGTACAGGCCTTTGCTGTGGCTTTAGCCAACGTCACTCAACGCCTCAAATGA